Within the Gemmatimonadaceae bacterium genome, the region TGAGCGCCATCGCCGCCACCCGGTTGGCCCCGGCCAACAGTTGACGGTCACGTGCCACTCGCTGTTGCGCGATCGACTGTGCCTCGGTGACCCGAGCGATGTCGCGGGCGCTCTCGAGCTGGATGAGCCGCAGTTCGGCGCGGGCCCGATCGCGGTCAGCCTCAGCGGCGGCCACACCGCTCTGATTCTGATTGAATAGCGGGAACGGAAGCGCGATGCCGATCACCGGCAGATACCCGCTCTGCGTGGGGTCGTGGAAGTCCACGCCAAGCTGCACCGACGCCGTTCCCCAGACGCTGCGGCGCTCCGCGTCCACCGCCCGGTCGGTGGCGGTCACGACGTGCTGCGCGGCCCGCACGGCGAGCGGCGTGCCATCGGCGGCTCCCACGGCGGTATCGGACCATGAAAGCGTGTCGGCAAGCGCGATCGTCACCGCGCCCGTAAAGTCGCCCATCACCGCTTGGAGATCGAGGAGTGACGCCGCCGCGGTGAGCGAATCGGCCAGCGCCTGATTCTCCTGACCGCCCGCGGCGATCGTTGCCAATTCGACATCCAGATCGCTCGCATCGCCCGCCGCGCGCCGCGCCACAGCTATGCGGCGCAGGGAGTCGGCGTCCTGAGCATTGCGCCGCGACAGGCGGGCCCGCGCATCCGAGACCACAGCGTTCACATACGTCGTCTCGGCGTCGAACGTGATCGCCGCCCGCTGCAGGGCGAACTGGTCGAGCGCCGCGGCGCGAGCCGCCGTGGCGCTCCCGACGCGGGCCCGGCGCAACCACGGAAAGTCGAGCGGAATGTCGGCGTAGATGTGCCGCTGCGGCGCGTCCTTGGTGGCGCTCAGATTGAGCGTGGGATTCGCGTACGCCCGCGCGCCCAGGAGCACGGCGCGCGCGGCTGAGGTGTCGGCCGCGGCAATGGCCAATCGCGGCC harbors:
- a CDS encoding TolC family protein, with translation MHRWIIAAASAAIVAFAPAPSAAQRPVTRADAIAAALARGPRLAIAAADTSAARAVLLGARAYANPTLNLSATKDAPQRHIYADIPLDFPWLRRARVGSATAARAAALDQFALQRAAITFDAETTYVNAVVSDARARLSRRNAQDADSLRRIAVARRAAGDASDLDVELATIAAGGQENQALADSLTAAASLLDLQAVMGDFTGAVTIALADTLSWSDTAVGAADGTPLAVRAAQHVVTATDRAVDAERRSVWGTASVQLGVDFHDPTQSGYLPVIGIALPFPLFNQNQSGVAAAEADRDRARAELRLIQLESARDIARVTEAQSIAQQRVARDRQLLAGANRVAAMALTAYREGESALPAVLEAQRSARDTLGQYIDDVGAANAAAAALRLLTASASGIP